One genomic window of Eptesicus fuscus isolate TK198812 chromosome 6, DD_ASM_mEF_20220401, whole genome shotgun sequence includes the following:
- the PNPLA6 gene encoding patatin-like phospholipase domain-containing protein 6 isoform X1 — translation METQRTGAAVNFSGVDVAQWDGVQDVLAPGEGSVGRVCDAQPVPFVPQVLGVMIGAGVAVFVTAVLILLLVRRLRVPKTPAPEGPRYRFRKRDKVLFYGRKIMRKVSQSTSSLVDTSVSTTSRPRMKKKLKMLNIAKKILRIQKETPTLQRKEPPPAVLEADLTEGDLANSHLPSEVLYMLKNVRVLGHFEKPLFLELCRHMIFQRLSQGDYVFRPGQPDASIYVVQDGLLELCLPGPDGKECVVKEVGPGDSVNSLLSILDVITGHQHPHRTVSARAARDSTVLRLPVEAFSAVFTKYPESLVRVVQIIMVRLQRVTFLALHNYLGLTNELFSHEIQPLRLFPSPGLPARTSPVRGSKRVGSTSATEEPREAPGRPPDPTGAPLPGPAGDLAKPTSLEAPSAPLLSRCISMPVDISGLQGGPRSDFDMAYERGRISVSLQEEASVGPQVVPVRTPTQEPREQPAGACEYSYCEDESATGGCPFGPYQGRQTSSIFEAAKRELAKLMRIEDPSLLNSRVLLHHAKAGTIIARQGDQDVSLHFVLWGCLHVYQRMIDKAEDVCLFIAQPGELVGQLAVLTGEPLIFTLRAQRDCTFLRISKCDFYEIMRAQPSVVLSAAHTVAARMSPFVRQMDFAIDWTAVEAGRALYRQGDRSDCTYIVLNGRLRSVIQRGSGKKELVGEYGRGDLVGVVEALTRQPRATTVHAVRDTELAKLPEGTLGHIKRRYPQVVTRLIHLLSQKILGNLQQLQGPFPAGSGLGVPPHSELTNPASNLATVAVLPVCAEVPMVAFTLELQHALQAIGPTLLLNSDIIRARLGASALDSIQEFRLSGWLAQQEDTHRIVLYQTDSSLTPWTVRCLRQADCILIVGLGDQEPTLGQLEQMLENTAVRALKQLVLLHREEGPGPTRTVEWLNMRSWCSGHLHLRCPRRLFSRRSPAKLHELYEKVFSRRVDRHSDFSRLARVLTGNTIALVLGGGGARGCSHIGVLKALEEAGVPVDLVGGTSIGSFIGALYAEERSASRTKQRAREWAKSMTSVLEPMLDLTYPATSMFTGSAFNRSIHRVFQDKQIEDLWLPYFNVTTDITASAMRVHKDGSLWRYVRASMTLSGYLPPLCDPKDGHLLMDGGYINNLPADIARSMGAKTVIAIDVGSQDETDLSTYGDSLSGWWLLWKRLNPWTDKIKVPDMAEIQSRLAYVSCVRQLEVVKSSSYCEYLRPPIDCFKTMDFGKFDQIYDVGYQYGKAVFGGWSRGDVIEKMLTDRRSADLIESRRADVLAFPSSGFTDLAEIVSRIEPPTTYVSDGCADGEESDCLTEYEEDAGPDCSRDEGGSPEGASPSTASEMEEDKSILRHRRCLPQDAASSPADT, via the exons ATGGAGACACAGAGGACTGGGGCCGCTGTGAACTTCTCGGGTGTGGACGTAGCGCAATGGGATGGGGTCCAGGACGTCCTGGCCCCCGGGGAGGGCTCGGTGGGGCGGGTATGCGATGCGCAGCCAGTGCCATTCGTCCCGCAGGTGCTGGGCGTGATGATCGGGGCCGGAGTCGCCGTGTTCGTCACCGCCGTGCTCATCCTCCTGCTAGTGCGGAGGCTTCGAGTGCCGA AAACCCCAGCCCCGGAGGGCCCGCGGTATCGATTCCGGAAGAGGGACAAAGTGCTTTTCTATGGCCGGAAGATTATGCGGAAG GTGTCACAGTCCACTTCCTCCCTGGTGGACACCTCCGTCTCCACCACCTCCAGGCCTCGCATGAAGAAGAAACTCAAGATGCTGAACATTGCCAAGAA GATCCTCCGCATCCAGAAAGAGACTCCCACACTGCAGCGGAAGGAGCCCCCGCCTGCCGTGCTGGAGGCTGACCTGACCGAGGGCGACCTGGCCaactcccacctgccctccgAGGTGCTCTACATGCTGAAGAACGTGCG GGTGCTGGGCCACTTCGAGAAGCCGCTCTTTCTGGAGCTCTGCCGGCACATGATCTTCCAGCGGCTCAGCCAGGGGGACTACGTCTTccggccaggccagccagacGCCAGCATCTATGTGGTGCAGGACGGGCTGCTGGAGCTCTGCCTGCCAGGGCCG GACGGGAAGGAGTGTGTGGTGAAGGAAGTAGGCCCCGGGGACAGTGTCAACAGCCTCCTGAGCATCCTGGATGTCATCACT GGTCACCAGCACCCCCATCGTACAGTGTCTGCCCGCGCAGCCCGAGACTCCACTGTGCTGCGGCTGCCGGTGGAGGCCTTCTCTGCAGTTTTCACCAAGTACCCGGAGAGCCTGGTGCGGGTGGTGCAG ATCATCATGGTGAGGCTGCAGCGAGTCACCTTCCTGGCCCTCCACAACTACCTGGGTCTGACCAATGAGCTCTTCAGCCAC GAGATCCAACCCCTGCGCCTCTtccccagccccggcctcccAGCTCGCACCAGCCCCGTTCGAGGCTCCAAGCGTGTTGGCAGCACCTCGGCAACTGAGGAGCCTCGGGAGGCCCCTGGCCGGCCACCTGACCCCACCGGGGCCCCTCTGCCTGGACCTGCAG GGGACCTGGCGAAGCCCACATCCCTGGAAGCCCCCTCGGCCCCCCTGCTGAGCCGCTGCATCTCCATGCCAGTGGACATCTCAG GCTTGCAGGGAGGTCCCCGCTCGGACTTCGACATGGCGTATGAACGTGGCCGGATTTCCGTGTCTCTGCAAGAAGAGGCTTCAGTGGGGCCCCAGGTAGTCCCTGTTCGG ACTCCCACTCAGGAGCCCCGGGAGCAGCCGGCAGGTGCCTGCGAGTACAGCTACTGTGAGGATGAGTCAGCCACCGGCGGCTGCCCCTTCGGGCCCTACCAGGGCCGCCAGACCAGTAGCATCTTTGAGGCGGCAAAGCGGGAGCTGGCCAAGTTGATGCGGATTGAG gACCCCTCCCTCCTGAACAGCCGAGTCTTGCTACATCATGCTAAAGCCGGCACCATCATTGCCCGCCAGGGGGACCAG GATGTGAGCCTGCACTTTGTGCTCTGGGGCTGCCTGCACGTCTACCAGCGCATGATCGACAAGGCTGAGGACGTGTGCCTGTTCATCGCACAGCCAGGCGAGCTGGTTGGGCAGCTGGCTGTGCTCACGGGGGAGCCCCTCATCTTCACGCTGCGAGCCCAGCGCGACTGCACTTTCCTGCGGATCTCCAAGTGCGACTTCTATGA GATCATGCGCGCACAGCCCAGTGTGGTGCTGAGTGCCGCGCACACGGTGGCTGCGAGGATGTCACCCTTTGTGCGCCAGATGGACTTTGCCATCGACTGGACAGCCGTGGAGGCTGGACGAGCGCTGTACAG acagGGCGACCGCTCGGACTGCACCTACATCGTGCTCAATGGGCGGCTGCGCAGCGTCATCCAGCGTGGCAGTGGCAAGAAGGAGCTGGTGGGCGAGTACGGCCGCGGGGATCTTGTCGGAGTG GTGGAAGCGCTGACGCGGCAGCCGCGCGCCACCACGGTGCACGCGGTGCGCGACACAGAGCTGGCCAAGCTCCCCGAGGGCACCCTGGGCCACATCAAACGGCGGTACCCGCAG GTCGTGACCCGCCTCATTCACCTGCTGAGCCAGAAAATTCTGGGGAATTTGCAGCAGCTGCAAGGACCGTTCCCAG CAGGCTCGGGACTGGGTGTGCCCCCTCACTCGGAACTCACCAACCCAGCCAGCAACCTGGCCACGGTGGCAGTCCTGCCTGTGTGTGCGGAGGTGCCCATGGTGGCCTTCACCCTGGAGCTGCAGCATGCTCTGCAAGCCATCG GCCCCACACTCCTCCTCAACAGTGACATCATCCGGGCACGCCTGGGCGCCTCCGCACtggacag catcCAGGAGTTTCGGCTGTCCGGATGGCTGGCCCAGCAGGAGGACACCCACCGCATTGTGCTCTACCAGACAGACTCCTCGCTGACGCCCTGGACCGTGCGCTGCCTGCGCCAGGCTGACTGCATCCTCATCGTGGGCCTGGGCGACCAGGAGCCCACGCTTGGCCAG CTGGAGCAGATGCTGGAGAACACGGCGGTGCGCGCCCTCAAGCAGCTGGTCCTGCTGCACCGGGAGGAGGGCCCGGGCCCCACGCGCACCGTGGAGTGGCTCAACATGCGCAGCTGGTGCTCCGGACACCTGCACCTGCGCTGTCCCCGCCGCCTCTTCTCGCGTCGCAGTCCTGCCAAGCTG CATGAGCTGTATGAGAAGGTGTTCTCCAGGCGCGTGGACCGGCACAGCGATTTCTCCCGCCTGGCGCGGGTGCTCACCGGCAACACCATCGccctggtgctgggtgggggcggagccag GGGCTGCTCACACATTGGGGTGCTGAAGGCATTGGAAGAGGCGGGGGTCCCTGTCGACCTAGTGGGCGGCACTTCCATCGGCTCCTTCATTGGGGCCCTGTATGCCGAAGAGCGAAGCGCCAGCCGAACTAAGCAGCGGGCCCGCGAGTGGGCCAAG AGCATGACTTCCGTGCTGGAGCCCATGCTGGACCTCACATACCCCGCCACGTCCATGTTCACGGGGTCAGCCTTCAACCGCAGCATCCACCGCGTCTTCCAGGACAAGCAGATTGAG GACCTGTGGCTGCCATACTTCAACGTGACCACGGACATCACCGCCTCGGCCATGCGTGTGCACAAAGACG GCTCCCTATGGCGATACGTGCGCGCCAGCATGACGCTCTCGGGCTACCTGCCCCCGCTCTGCGACCCCAAGGACGGGCACCTCCTCATGGACGGCGGCTACATCAACAACCTGCCAG CGGACATCGCCCGCAGCATGGGTGCCAAGACAGTCATTGCCATTGACGTCGGGAGCCAGGACGAGACCGACCTCAGCACCTACGGGGACAGCCTGTCTGGCTGGTGGCTGCTGTGGAAGCGGCTAAACCCTTGGACGGATAAGATCAAGGTTCCAGACATGGCTGAGATCCAGTCCCGCCTGGCCTACGTGTCCTGCGTACGCCAGCTGGAGGTTGTCAAGTCCAGCTCCTACTGCGAGTACCTGCGCCCCCCCATCGACTGCTTCAAGACCATGGACTTCGGGAAGTTCGACCAGATCTAC GATGTGGGCTACCAGTACGGGAAGGCTGTGTTTGGGGGCTGGAGCCGGGGCGACGTCATTGAGAAGATGCTCACAGACCGGCGGTCTGCTGACCTTATCGAGAGCCGCCGTGCAGAC GTGCTGGCCTTCCCCAGTTCTGGCTTCACTGACTTGGCGGAGATCGTGTCCCGGATCGAGCCCCCCACCACCTATGTTTCTGATGGCTGTGCTGATG GGGAAGAGTCAGACTGCCTGACGGAGTATGAGGAGGACGCAGGACCTGACTGCTCACGGGACGAGGGGGGCTCTCCCGAGGGCGCCAGCCCCAGCACCGCCTCTGAGATG GAGGAGGACAAGTCGATTCTCAGGCACCGGCGCTGCCTGCCACAGGACGCTGCCAGCTCACCTGCAGACACCTGA
- the PNPLA6 gene encoding patatin-like phospholipase domain-containing protein 6 isoform X10 has product MEAPLPAGMVLGVMIGAGVAVFVTAVLILLLVRRLRVPKTPAPEGPRYRFRKRDKVLFYGRKIMRKVSQSTSSLVDTSVSTTSRPRMKKKLKMLNIAKKILRIQKETPTLQRKEPPPAVLEADLTEGDLANSHLPSEVLYMLKNVRVLGHFEKPLFLELCRHMIFQRLSQGDYVFRPGQPDASIYVVQDGLLELCLPGPDGKECVVKEVGPGDSVNSLLSILDVITGHQHPHRTVSARAARDSTVLRLPVEAFSAVFTKYPESLVRVVQIIMVRLQRVTFLALHNYLGLTNELFSHEIQPLRLFPSPGLPARTSPVRGSKRVGSTSATEEPREAPGRPPDPTGAPLPGPAGDLAKPTSLEAPSAPLLSRCISMPVDISGLQGGPRSDFDMAYERGRISVSLQEEASVGPQVVPVREPREQPAGACEYSYCEDESATGGCPFGPYQGRQTSSIFEAAKRELAKLMRIEDPSLLNSRVLLHHAKAGTIIARQGDQDVSLHFVLWGCLHVYQRMIDKAEDVCLFIAQPGELVGQLAVLTGEPLIFTLRAQRDCTFLRISKCDFYEIMRAQPSVVLSAAHTVAARMSPFVRQMDFAIDWTAVEAGRALYRQGDRSDCTYIVLNGRLRSVIQRGSGKKELVGEYGRGDLVGVVEALTRQPRATTVHAVRDTELAKLPEGTLGHIKRRYPQVVTRLIHLLSQKILGNLQQLQGPFPGSGLGVPPHSELTNPASNLATVAVLPVCAEVPMVAFTLELQHALQAIGPTLLLNSDIIRARLGASALDSIQEFRLSGWLAQQEDTHRIVLYQTDSSLTPWTVRCLRQADCILIVGLGDQEPTLGQLEQMLENTAVRALKQLVLLHREEGPGPTRTVEWLNMRSWCSGHLHLRCPRRLFSRRSPAKLHELYEKVFSRRVDRHSDFSRLARVLTGNTIALVLGGGGARGCSHIGVLKALEEAGVPVDLVGGTSIGSFIGALYAEERSASRTKQRAREWAKSMTSVLEPMLDLTYPATSMFTGSAFNRSIHRVFQDKQIEDLWLPYFNVTTDITASAMRVHKDGSLWRYVRASMTLSGYLPPLCDPKDGHLLMDGGYINNLPADIARSMGAKTVIAIDVGSQDETDLSTYGDSLSGWWLLWKRLNPWTDKIKVPDMAEIQSRLAYVSCVRQLEVVKSSSYCEYLRPPIDCFKTMDFGKFDQIYDVGYQYGKAVFGGWSRGDVIEKMLTDRRSADLIESRRADVLAFPSSGFTDLAEIVSRIEPPTTYVSDGCADGEESDCLTEYEEDAGPDCSRDEGGSPEGASPSTASEMEEDKSILRHRRCLPQDAASSPADT; this is encoded by the exons ATGGAGGCCCCTCTGCCAGCAGGAATG GTGCTGGGCGTGATGATCGGGGCCGGAGTCGCCGTGTTCGTCACCGCCGTGCTCATCCTCCTGCTAGTGCGGAGGCTTCGAGTGCCGA AAACCCCAGCCCCGGAGGGCCCGCGGTATCGATTCCGGAAGAGGGACAAAGTGCTTTTCTATGGCCGGAAGATTATGCGGAAG GTGTCACAGTCCACTTCCTCCCTGGTGGACACCTCCGTCTCCACCACCTCCAGGCCTCGCATGAAGAAGAAACTCAAGATGCTGAACATTGCCAAGAA GATCCTCCGCATCCAGAAAGAGACTCCCACACTGCAGCGGAAGGAGCCCCCGCCTGCCGTGCTGGAGGCTGACCTGACCGAGGGCGACCTGGCCaactcccacctgccctccgAGGTGCTCTACATGCTGAAGAACGTGCG GGTGCTGGGCCACTTCGAGAAGCCGCTCTTTCTGGAGCTCTGCCGGCACATGATCTTCCAGCGGCTCAGCCAGGGGGACTACGTCTTccggccaggccagccagacGCCAGCATCTATGTGGTGCAGGACGGGCTGCTGGAGCTCTGCCTGCCAGGGCCG GACGGGAAGGAGTGTGTGGTGAAGGAAGTAGGCCCCGGGGACAGTGTCAACAGCCTCCTGAGCATCCTGGATGTCATCACT GGTCACCAGCACCCCCATCGTACAGTGTCTGCCCGCGCAGCCCGAGACTCCACTGTGCTGCGGCTGCCGGTGGAGGCCTTCTCTGCAGTTTTCACCAAGTACCCGGAGAGCCTGGTGCGGGTGGTGCAG ATCATCATGGTGAGGCTGCAGCGAGTCACCTTCCTGGCCCTCCACAACTACCTGGGTCTGACCAATGAGCTCTTCAGCCAC GAGATCCAACCCCTGCGCCTCTtccccagccccggcctcccAGCTCGCACCAGCCCCGTTCGAGGCTCCAAGCGTGTTGGCAGCACCTCGGCAACTGAGGAGCCTCGGGAGGCCCCTGGCCGGCCACCTGACCCCACCGGGGCCCCTCTGCCTGGACCTGCAG GGGACCTGGCGAAGCCCACATCCCTGGAAGCCCCCTCGGCCCCCCTGCTGAGCCGCTGCATCTCCATGCCAGTGGACATCTCAG GCTTGCAGGGAGGTCCCCGCTCGGACTTCGACATGGCGTATGAACGTGGCCGGATTTCCGTGTCTCTGCAAGAAGAGGCTTCAGTGGGGCCCCAGGTAGTCCCTGTTCGG GAGCCCCGGGAGCAGCCGGCAGGTGCCTGCGAGTACAGCTACTGTGAGGATGAGTCAGCCACCGGCGGCTGCCCCTTCGGGCCCTACCAGGGCCGCCAGACCAGTAGCATCTTTGAGGCGGCAAAGCGGGAGCTGGCCAAGTTGATGCGGATTGAG gACCCCTCCCTCCTGAACAGCCGAGTCTTGCTACATCATGCTAAAGCCGGCACCATCATTGCCCGCCAGGGGGACCAG GATGTGAGCCTGCACTTTGTGCTCTGGGGCTGCCTGCACGTCTACCAGCGCATGATCGACAAGGCTGAGGACGTGTGCCTGTTCATCGCACAGCCAGGCGAGCTGGTTGGGCAGCTGGCTGTGCTCACGGGGGAGCCCCTCATCTTCACGCTGCGAGCCCAGCGCGACTGCACTTTCCTGCGGATCTCCAAGTGCGACTTCTATGA GATCATGCGCGCACAGCCCAGTGTGGTGCTGAGTGCCGCGCACACGGTGGCTGCGAGGATGTCACCCTTTGTGCGCCAGATGGACTTTGCCATCGACTGGACAGCCGTGGAGGCTGGACGAGCGCTGTACAG acagGGCGACCGCTCGGACTGCACCTACATCGTGCTCAATGGGCGGCTGCGCAGCGTCATCCAGCGTGGCAGTGGCAAGAAGGAGCTGGTGGGCGAGTACGGCCGCGGGGATCTTGTCGGAGTG GTGGAAGCGCTGACGCGGCAGCCGCGCGCCACCACGGTGCACGCGGTGCGCGACACAGAGCTGGCCAAGCTCCCCGAGGGCACCCTGGGCCACATCAAACGGCGGTACCCGCAG GTCGTGACCCGCCTCATTCACCTGCTGAGCCAGAAAATTCTGGGGAATTTGCAGCAGCTGCAAGGACCGTTCCCAG GCTCGGGACTGGGTGTGCCCCCTCACTCGGAACTCACCAACCCAGCCAGCAACCTGGCCACGGTGGCAGTCCTGCCTGTGTGTGCGGAGGTGCCCATGGTGGCCTTCACCCTGGAGCTGCAGCATGCTCTGCAAGCCATCG GCCCCACACTCCTCCTCAACAGTGACATCATCCGGGCACGCCTGGGCGCCTCCGCACtggacag catcCAGGAGTTTCGGCTGTCCGGATGGCTGGCCCAGCAGGAGGACACCCACCGCATTGTGCTCTACCAGACAGACTCCTCGCTGACGCCCTGGACCGTGCGCTGCCTGCGCCAGGCTGACTGCATCCTCATCGTGGGCCTGGGCGACCAGGAGCCCACGCTTGGCCAG CTGGAGCAGATGCTGGAGAACACGGCGGTGCGCGCCCTCAAGCAGCTGGTCCTGCTGCACCGGGAGGAGGGCCCGGGCCCCACGCGCACCGTGGAGTGGCTCAACATGCGCAGCTGGTGCTCCGGACACCTGCACCTGCGCTGTCCCCGCCGCCTCTTCTCGCGTCGCAGTCCTGCCAAGCTG CATGAGCTGTATGAGAAGGTGTTCTCCAGGCGCGTGGACCGGCACAGCGATTTCTCCCGCCTGGCGCGGGTGCTCACCGGCAACACCATCGccctggtgctgggtgggggcggagccag GGGCTGCTCACACATTGGGGTGCTGAAGGCATTGGAAGAGGCGGGGGTCCCTGTCGACCTAGTGGGCGGCACTTCCATCGGCTCCTTCATTGGGGCCCTGTATGCCGAAGAGCGAAGCGCCAGCCGAACTAAGCAGCGGGCCCGCGAGTGGGCCAAG AGCATGACTTCCGTGCTGGAGCCCATGCTGGACCTCACATACCCCGCCACGTCCATGTTCACGGGGTCAGCCTTCAACCGCAGCATCCACCGCGTCTTCCAGGACAAGCAGATTGAG GACCTGTGGCTGCCATACTTCAACGTGACCACGGACATCACCGCCTCGGCCATGCGTGTGCACAAAGACG GCTCCCTATGGCGATACGTGCGCGCCAGCATGACGCTCTCGGGCTACCTGCCCCCGCTCTGCGACCCCAAGGACGGGCACCTCCTCATGGACGGCGGCTACATCAACAACCTGCCAG CGGACATCGCCCGCAGCATGGGTGCCAAGACAGTCATTGCCATTGACGTCGGGAGCCAGGACGAGACCGACCTCAGCACCTACGGGGACAGCCTGTCTGGCTGGTGGCTGCTGTGGAAGCGGCTAAACCCTTGGACGGATAAGATCAAGGTTCCAGACATGGCTGAGATCCAGTCCCGCCTGGCCTACGTGTCCTGCGTACGCCAGCTGGAGGTTGTCAAGTCCAGCTCCTACTGCGAGTACCTGCGCCCCCCCATCGACTGCTTCAAGACCATGGACTTCGGGAAGTTCGACCAGATCTAC GATGTGGGCTACCAGTACGGGAAGGCTGTGTTTGGGGGCTGGAGCCGGGGCGACGTCATTGAGAAGATGCTCACAGACCGGCGGTCTGCTGACCTTATCGAGAGCCGCCGTGCAGAC GTGCTGGCCTTCCCCAGTTCTGGCTTCACTGACTTGGCGGAGATCGTGTCCCGGATCGAGCCCCCCACCACCTATGTTTCTGATGGCTGTGCTGATG GGGAAGAGTCAGACTGCCTGACGGAGTATGAGGAGGACGCAGGACCTGACTGCTCACGGGACGAGGGGGGCTCTCCCGAGGGCGCCAGCCCCAGCACCGCCTCTGAGATG GAGGAGGACAAGTCGATTCTCAGGCACCGGCGCTGCCTGCCACAGGACGCTGCCAGCTCACCTGCAGACACCTGA